GCAGCGCGTGATTGGTGACGACGACGTCGGCGAGCTTGGCGCGCTCGCGGGCCATCTCGGCGAAGCACTCCGCTCCGTAGGCGCACTTGGTGGCGCCCAGGCACTCCCGGGACGACACGGACACCTGGGCCCAGGCGCGGTCGGAGACGCCGGGCGTGAGGTCGTCGCGGTCGCCCGTCTCGGTCTCGTCCGACCAGTCCCGCAGCCTCAGCAGGTCCTGGCCGAGCTTGCTGGTGGGCGCGGCCGCCTCGAACTGGTCGAAGAGGCCCTCCTCCTCGTCCTGCGGCATGCCCTCGTGCAGGCGGTGCAGGCACAGATAGTTCGACCGGCCCTTCAGCATCGCGAACTGGGGGCGGCGGCGCAGCAGCGGATGCAGCGCGTCGACGGTGCGCGGCAGGTCGCGCTCCACGAGCTGCCGCTGCAGCGCCAGGGTGGCGGTGGCCACCACCACCCGCTCCCCGTGCGCGAGCGCGGGCACCAGGTAGCCGAGCGACTTTCCGGTGCCGGTGCCCGCCTGCACCAGAAGGTGGGAGCTGTCGTCGATGGCGTCCGCGACGGCTTCGGCCATGGTCACCTGGCCGGGGCGCTCCGTACCGCCGACGGCAGTGACGGCAGCATCCAGGAGTTCGGGGAGTGAGGGCTTCGTCATAGCGGTGCCAGCCTACGGGGCGCCACTGACAGTCGGATCACTCCGCAGGTGTCGCGCAAGGGTCTGGGCACGGGCGCTCCTCGGCAGGGAACCGGATCGGGGCGAGCGGTGTACTAAAAGTGATGGCGCTACAACAGATCGCGCAGGGCCCGGTCTCGGACCATGAGGGCTGCCCGCTTGTCGGGCAGATCGACCTCGGCGGAGAGCCGGAAGCCGGCGCTCAGGAAAGCGGCGACGGAGGGGGTGTTGCGAAGGTCGGGTTCGGCAACGACGCGCGTGCATGAACGACGCTTGTCCAGTACGTGGTCGGCGACAGCTCTGAGCAGGGTGGAGCCGATGCCGCGCCCACGGTTGGCGACGCCGCCGATGAGGAGGTGAATACCGGTGTCGTGCGGTCGGGCGGGGTAGTGGCGAGCCAGGAGATCGAGGTCCGCACGGTAGATCTCCCAGTAGCTCATCGGGGTGCCGTCCAGCACCCCGAGGCAGGGGACACTGCGTCCGTCGCCGTCGAGTTGGACGCGCAGATGTTCCTCGGCCACGGACGCGGGTCCCGACAGCTCCCAGAAGGCCGCGACGGCAGGGTCGTTCATCCAGCGCGTGACGAGCGGGAGGTCGCGCTCGACACGCACCGGGACAA
This genomic interval from Streptomyces dengpaensis contains the following:
- a CDS encoding GNAT family N-acetyltransferase is translated as MPPTDASTDAGTAPTTELGTDTGPCSGPGSGPSSGSGASTDTEDTLDLRLPDELIALFTQEAGAPDGATGEATGIAAGDGMAGSTGVVKGGRRGMAETRFAAPADDDLLDRVGDWGPTDTPVGVFHLVPVRVERDLPLVTRWMNDPAVAAFWELSGPASVAEEHLRVQLDGDGRSVPCLGVLDGTPMSYWEIYRADLDLLARHYPARPHDTGIHLLIGGVANRGRGIGSTLLRAVADHVLDKRRSCTRVVAEPDLRNTPSVAAFLSAGFRLSAEVDLPDKRAALMVRDRALRDLL